The window CAGCCTCTGTTGACTGTAAaatgttatactgtattttctgtgtcagtgatgacttgagtgtgtgtgtctagcaGTAGGTGGGTCCTAATTTGAAtctcaaattttttttttttcccttctcttttttaaatcccaactcctctcctctgccctGTCTCTGATGTTGGCAATGCTACACCACCATCAGGCAGcggtttgttcatgtttttcatcAGCTTCGAttgtgcatgtttgtctgtCACTGTGGCTATTACGTTTTGTCCAGTGGGAACTCATGATAGTTGGTGTCAAAACTAGAAACTGTCCTTCAAAGATAAATCAGGATTTCAGAATACTTTTAGGTTTCAGTAACTTGCACTAAAATTTTGGTGACACTCATCATAGATGCTTAACAGAGATCAGATCTACTTTTTACTCGTTCCTGCGTATTTTACAGACTCTACTGACTCATTCTGAGGGATTATTTTTCTTTGGCTGACATCTCACAGTGGTGATTCACCATCTTGATTAACAAAGGTTTAATTATTTGAGGATATGGCGAAGCATAGTTGTTTTCTGTGGTCGCTGTCATAGGGCTGAGGCAAACGAAACACGATGAAAAACCCTCACAGGGGAGACAATCTgtcaatttaataaaaaaatattgtgtaaaaGAATTTGTGGATGCATGATCGTTGGCCAACAACAGCATTGATGATACTGTTGTGTGTCACTTTTACAGATTGAGTTCCTGAATTCAGTCATTGTTGACCTTCAGAGGAAGAACGAGGAACTCAAGGACAAATTGGAGAAAATGGCAGCTGCCGCTCTCAATGGGAATAATCAAAGCGAGCTGGATAACTACGATGGGTGAGTCCCTTACCTCGCAGATTTTCTCAGACTTCCTCTAAAGGCCTTTTTACACTGTGCGTCTTTGAGCCGTCTGAGGCAAAAGTCGACAATCGTGAGAGAAACGTGGCAAAATCTTTGGTCGTCAATCCAAAATAGTGATCCTAGATCTCACTGAGACACGTGAACCGATGAATGATGTGGGACCAAAGACGGCCTTAGGCAAAATTATGACAGCATCAGAAATTTAGGATCAAATTCTCACAATGGGAACGCTCCCACGACCCACATCTACAAACACACCAATCAGAAtgtgacatgaaatgaaacagaacacaCAGGCCAGTGTGGTGTTTTGTAAGTGCAGttgttttgaataaagtttagaGAGAAAATACACTCAGTCTCCTGAATACATCCACGGCACACAAGAAACAAAATGATggaggtgaaatgaaaaataagtttGTGTGAGTTTGCATTTTCAGAGCCTCtgctttcatatatttttatttacattgtaGAGCTACGATTCACTGCATTAAGCACACAACTCCCCCCCATCCATGCACAAACAATAAATTACtttgtttaaaatgaagaactcaataaaaacaggaactgaGGAGACGCTATCATAACTTTCAGAAcagccaaaataaataaataaaatcgaAGTGTGAGGAAAAGatagtaaaatattaaaagaaagaaaggaagaaaaaagggagagatgTATTAAAGTGAGTTAAGCCAGAAATATACGGTAGGGTATTAAAAGGCAAATACAGATAAAATAGagataaagtaataaaataataatatactaAAATATAGGAGATGAGTTGAAGTAAGTAAAACCAGAATAGAAAGTAggttataaaaagtaaaaaataaaataaaaatagaataaaaggattatttcttttttttttgtgcagtcTCGACAAGGAACCCGTGAAGAAGAAGCCTCCCCCACGGCTGTTCTGCGACATCTGCGACTGCTTCGACCTCCACGACACCGAGGACTGTCCCACACAAATGCAGATGCCCGACTCCCCCCCGCACACCACCTACCACGGCAATAAGGGCGAAGAGCGGCCCTACTGCGACATCTGTGAGGTCTTTGGCCACTGGACCGAATCCTGTAACGATGACCAGACCTTCTGAAGCCTTTCCAACCCTCTCGTTCGCACAATCACTGTATTTGCACATCATGTTAGATTATGCGGTGCTTTTTGGGGTTTCGGTTTGTCATGTGTGCgttttgtgtgcttgttttaTCCCAAGCGTCTTCATCGTCCACGCCAGCCCTTAAGCGCTCTTATAAGGAGAAAGTTCTCCTCAGAATCTCTCTCCAAACGTTCAGACATCCAGAATAATAATCAACAGTTTGTATTTGTAAATGACTTTGGAGGAAATGTGTGATATCCTGGGTTTGTGTGAATGAGAAGATACTGTTGGTGGACGTATCATTGTGGGATCTTCAGatcatttaatttatcaatATCCTAACATTGTTTGCACAGCTTGTCGGGGAGGGTTACAAAGATAATATAGTATCATAAAAGgtgtttatttcaaaatgtaaattacttgattgaaaaacaaatgtcagtttgCGCAAAAAATTGGTGAGctatagtttatttttttatgcctGGAAATACTATGTACTCTTTGATAGTATGTGTGTAATTTTGTGAAGGGTAATCACAGGTGAGAGATTTGCTCGCTCTTGCCTGGAGTGGAGCAGTGGAAACCTTGTGCTGTTTGGCTTTAACAGGAACTTTTTTTATGGTCTTCATAAAGGGATTGCTGGATTGAAAGGTAAGAAAGAAGCACTTCACACTTACTGTAAAGCCCTCAGTTCCAGTGAAATGGCCTTTCCAAAAAAGTTTCTTTGAAATTAAGTGATCATTTCTGtatgaaacaatgaaatacttaggcatttctttaaaaaatgttttgaatatctgtataaaataaatgaaatttatgtataaattaaaaatcaaacatctcTGTGTTGATTGTTCAGTTGGAAGCTTAATGCACAATCTCTGTGCATCTGGTTTGTTCTCCTGTTGTCTTCATGTACCATGAGTGATACACAACAGTCTACATGTAATATTTTTCCCAGACTCCCAGAAACCAACTAACCAGTACTCCTAGTACTGCTACTGCCTGCTCCCAGGTTTGATGTGTGTCAGTCAGTTTATGGTTTgatcaaataaacacagagtTATCGAGAACATGCAACATAAAATAATGGAAGTCTTTATAGTTTTAGGGGACCGCTCTAAAACAAGGCCTCCAGATGAGATAAATAGAACCTTAAACCCTAAAACATTTTAGGTGATGTTGGACTTCAATGTTGcaaatttcaaaacaaattGGCAATTAAATTTCTACCACAATCCAGTTAACACAGATTGAACCTGGTGCTTTCAGGGCTTCTGGATCTGGGATTTATTCATGTTCCctattcattcattataatTTCCAAGACGTCAAGCACAGATCACATTAATTCACAATGAAGACGACGAGGTAAATAGAAACCTGACATTTGTTGCCACAGATCAGCACAGATATGACAAAGTATGAAGTACTAACCACAGCAACAAGTTTAACAGACTCCTCTCCTTGCAATGGTGTCATTTTCAGTTGGGTTAATCCCTGtcattaatttatttctgtgtctgaTCTGATAATTTGGTCGGACTGTGCTGCTTGTTTTGTACAGGTGACTAATTGCCTCCATGTGGTGGAAATACATCCAGTTGTCGGCTTAACTTTCCCCAAGTTTTATCTCTAATCATATTTACGTCACAGGTAAAGTGACAGCAGATAGTGTGAACGTCATTTTTACTTCGAGGTTAAAATTGTCTCTTCCGTACTGTTTAAACTTCCCAGTGCATTTAGAAGCACATGTTGGCTGGAATACTGTGCAGATACTGTAGATTGATAACTGTATTATAACTGCAGGCCATATAAAACTATGATAAATTTAGGATAATGAAGGAATGCAGGGGAGGACACTGGTTAAACTGGAGCTGAAATGAAGCCTATAACCTTACCCAGCCAGAATTTACAGAGAGTCAAACTGAAAATACATGAGCCCGGCTTCGCTGGTCATGTTGCTTTAAGATAAAACAGAttcagtggggttttttttcctggaggTTTGGTGTGAGAGCTTTGTGGCTTCTGATGAGGACCGCCATTTCTCCAGCTCCACACTCAACTCCAGAGTCACTGGTTCCACTGGGATGGACATGGGGTTGTCTGTGTGGACATCCACCTCCCgttcctttcttccttttcctttgccTGCAGAGCACAACAGGATTCAGGAAGTTAATCAGACCGAAAAAGAAGAGTTTAGTGAGAGATAAATCAGTACAGTAGAATAACAGTAGAATCATTTTGTACAATAATTCAACTGTGCAATACTCTGGTGTATATTTATACTgcattcatactgtatatttcaactaatatttcttatttagttatactatttttgctttttaacacTTATAGATCCAATTTCTCAGCCTTATTATTTACACTGTTATATATGTAGTATAATgcacatattttacatatttcttattttctattataatttctctttgctctcttataataataatttctctTCTAGAATGTGAGCAACTGTAACATCACCCAATTCCCCCTCAGAgatcagattttttatttttccttataCACTAGATGATGATAAAATTCGAAAGTGTGCTGCCCACTTTATGTTACTCACTAGATATAGACCAACACATGTTGTATAATGAGACCAGCCACAGTATAACACCATTCTAGACTTATTTCCCCTATTTATTTATGTCAAAACCATTTTTCCGTTAATTAATCTCAACTTTACTCAGTTGATTATCTAAATGACCTTTTGAAGCTGCTGTACTCTTCTGTCCAGTCCCGCTGCCTCCTCTCCGCTTTGattccttttcctccttcttcttgtCCTCTTTGATTGTCTTTGAGAGGGAAAACATATCTCACATGAAACAAGTCTTCATGTCAGTTTGAGAGTTTATAATCCTGCTGGTTGTCTCATATGTTACTATCAATGTTTCCtattcttgtttcttgttcACACTCTCTCAACAACCCCGTAGCTGTGTGAACACCTTTAAACTCGCCTTTTCAAGTGTTTGCATAGCTTCCACCTCAGGCTCCGTGTGCAGGGTACCGAGGTCACAGAGGACGTCCACCTTTTGACCCCCTTTGACGAGGCTTTGCAGGGGAACGTGGACAGAGCCGAGGATTCTCCTGACGGGGGCGTCGTGGACCAGCTCTGTTAcagatttcttctttttgtcctttGATTTGTCTTTGTTGGAGCCAGATTTGACTGGAGACTAAAGAAGATATTACAGAAAGGAGACAGATTTTCAACACTTACACAGAGCTTATATGATGGTTTGGTGAATCCAAACCAGACAAGACACAAGATTCACAGGTGAAAGACTAAAATTAAGGGCTAAGTAAACCTGCATCCTCCTGGTAGTTGGTCATTCTGACAGTAGACTACAGTATGTCAGATAATAAACTATAATACAAGTTGAAGTGTGGCCACAGTATAATGAGATGAATAATGAGTGATTTGGGGCCAACTGAAAACTGGCCTGAGATTGCTATCAGTTTTGGCACCTTGGTTGCCATAGTAACGGaaacatattttcagaaatCAACGTTTCTGCATCAATCCAGGATTTCCCTGAAAGTCCATTGactcattgtttatttttatggaCCACTCCTCAGCCTGCCTGCCACCAGCTGACTCAAGAGAGgtgtgtgaaaacaaaatgatgagcTCACTTCTTTCcccttccctccttttttctctttggcATTTTGGCTCGGTTTGGCCACCGGGGCGTCTTCAGAAGCCGCAGGCCATGACAGGACCTACAGTACAtgtcaaatgtcagaaaatgagtccaaatactgttttttttttgcatataaacCTTCTCcttctcaaaataaaaaatgttaccTTTTCCACTTCTATCCTAAGACAAAGTCCTTGATTGAGGAATTTCTTAAAGCTCCCCAGATCGCTAAcgatgtatgtttgtgtgtcactgaAGTCCATGCACTCTGACCACGGCAGCTTTGACGTGCTGTGTCTTGACTCTAGAAAAGGAAATATCCAAGTGAATGTGCAACACCAGAAACAGCAAACTATAATTCAGGCTTGTGCCAAGTCAGAGACACTTAGTTAAGAGAATATATACAAACAAACCACCGATGGAGCAGTAAGTTAAGCAAAGAGTTTGACACGTGATAATGCTTAATAAATGATCAGTCTAGCCCCTCTGCAGCCATGTCTCGCCTCAGCACctgtcttgaggagataaaggcctGGATGAGTATACGTTTCCGCCAGTTGAAGATGTTCCCAGATTCAGTCATCCCCTATAGctcatctcacctttgacagccaggacatcccccttttcctcctcagtcactcAGTCAGCTGACTTTTAATGACCATATAAGACATCTACGCAAAACCcctttctaccatctcaaaaacatctctaaactcAGGCTCTCTCTAATCCTgccagatgcagagaaactttaTCTCCTCtagactggactactgcaatgcgctcttcacagggatccctggcaggagcatccagaagctccagtatattcagaacagcgctgccaggatcctgatgagagtgcaaaaacacaaacatatcacacttattcagttttcattgcactggctccctgtctccttcaaggttgactacaaagtcctgctactcacatacaaatccatcaacggACATGCGCCTCCCCATCACACCACAAACTTCCACCCACACCCTCAGATGTACCAGCACAACGAGAGCCTTCCACTCTGCTGCACCacgcttgtggaacagcctcactgaccatctgagggcagcacagactcttttaaaaaaggcctGGGAACCTTTCTTTTCAGGAAGCTTTTTTTCGTCATTTGTACTACtattttctgtatgttgtgGGTTCTATGTTACTAAATCTGTTGCAATTTGCATTTCACTGTGAATAAAAAGCGTGGCACAAAttactttaattattattattattagtcatcCAACCCTCCGCTGGCTGTTCTGACTGTGCGTTTCTCTGAAAACATGCACTTGTGTGATTCTACGGAAACTGATAAAGTTCAGAATACATAATCCAGACATCACACTTGACATTATGTCCAGATTCCTTAACACAACAATGCCGgtagctttttttaaaaatctttctcTTCCAGCCCTGAACTCGGTGCACGTCAAATGAGGGAAAGTGTTATTACCGTGTGCAGTATCCTGGTGGGTTTCCTCAGTGTTCACCATCAAGTCTTGAATTTCTGATTTGGATGTTTCTCTTTCGCTGTTCTTGTttgactgcagctcagcatCACTGGACACGTCTCCTCCGGCTGTTGTGTCTAATTTAGACTCGCTGTTGACTATCTGTGAACAGCaccacaaaaaatatatatgtgtggATTTAAAAGATAGGGGGAAAATGTGTCTATGTGTGAGCAGTTTACTCAGCACTGAACCTCGCAAAATAAGTCAGATATAAAAACTGATGTGGGCACAtgtgaataaatacaacaacaaagtgGTTCTCATGTGTTAGTGTGAAATTTCCCATGTGACAAATGACAGCTTAGgtattaattttaatattagtCAATTtctacttgttttttttgttgttgttgttgttgttgttgttttttgccaAAATAggctatatttttattttttaggtaAATTTATTAttacctttttttctcttcactgttTTTCCCTGCAATAGTTTCTGTGATAATTGTTTTCCACTATGGATGATTTATGTGActtttgaacatgttttttgtcatttttttcttttcttcagttgttgctgttttcataTTGGCATGCTTTGTCCCATAGAGGAAGTATCAGGCAGCGCTGCTTTCTGATTGGTCCAGTCTGGGAGCAGAGTGATTCTGAATTAAGCAGATTGCAAACACCTGAGTGAtgagtgtgttttatatttcttgtgtttttggacaaTGTCTGAAACTTTGGTctattaaataaaatgcattagTAGCTATTGCTGCAGTGTGCTGATTGTATGTCTGACTTCTGACAGAAATTACACCTGAGAATTGACCTGAGAttaaaggatgagttcacatttttcaagtctgtcttaacacATGACTCACATGCTCACAGGTATTTTTCAAGAATTATTagttgctataatcattcctgctgtccATACTGGCCATGAAGAGATCTCTGTCTAACATGATTATAGCGTAagagatggaggacaaaatccacagtctttaTCCTGTGcataaaacagtcaaataatAAGTCAAATGAATTGGATATTTTTCAAAGTTGCTGCTTTTTTAGTCCAAAAGTTTCCCTTTGTATTTCCTAGGgcagtgtttccttgctgagcagATAAAATCCAGCAGATTAAATTTTGcactaaacagactgtaactcTGAAAGAAActcagttgttttgtttgactcTTTGGCCTCAGCTGaaatttgtgaatgtgtttttgcaaAGAAGGAGGGCTGTttattttgtcccccatctctTCCATTAAAATAGCTTTAGGAAGAATCTCTTTATGGCCAGTACGGACACGAGGAACAATTACAGCGATAAATCAGTCTTGAAGTGTACGTATGGGCATGTGagcattgttttaagacagacttggaaaaatgtgaacctaACCTTTAAGTTCTTACAGGTTCAAAAATGCAGATATTATTATGACCATTTacaaactgaaaagaaaagatataAAATCGAACACTATGCCAAAAACAGAGATAAGGGAGAGCATATTCATTAGATGTCACGCCCTagagggtcagaggtcacttaCAAGGTCATATCAGGAATAAGACACTTGACATTGAGGTGAGAGGACTTTTAGTGTTTTCcatgtcaaaatgtaaatatccagctcctctgtgtttctcttctaAGCTTTTATATAATTGGATTATAATAAAACAGTTATTACCATTAAAAAGTATGAGGGGAGACCTACAGTTAGCTATAATATGTGGTTGTTAGCTTTACTGGTAGCAAAAAATCCCAGTTGGGGATGTTTGTCACATTCATGAACATTCAACATGGAATGaaactttttaaattcatttataaattgcctcttttttctttttcttcattaaaATAACATAGGGACAATGAACTCCATAGTGTGTGATTACCAACCCCACGATGGGTCGTCACAAGTGTACTTGACGTATTTTGCAGTCCACACACAACAGAATAAGCTTAAGGAGAGGAGGTCACTGCATGCCAACCTGACGCTTTAGGCCTCTATTACATATTGAAAGGGAATCTATTAGGGATACAGTTTTTGAGGGattcaaatgaaagtaaaaagtgTGACTACCAACCCTGTTCTCCCCTACCTTACCTGGTTAACAGGTGTTTGATGACTTAAGAACACATATGTGATAAAATAGCTGTAGGTGATGACAGGGAAGTCAGGAGCGTTTTCATCCACACTCATCAGCGGGTCTGGGATTCCTCTCATCCTGCCTACGCTCACTGTGGCTGATGCCCAGTCCACTATCAGATctgtacaaaagaaaaaaatccatataTTGTAAACTATAAGCTCTTGATGtggataaaatgacaaaactgtttaATTTGAGCAATAGGAGCCCAGGTTCAGAGGACTTGGAAACACTAATTGACAGTCCAAAGTCTCACCACTCATCTTGGCCAAGCCTCTAAAACGATGTCTTTCCTCAGGGGAGATCCATGAGGCATCCAGGCAAGAGAGCTGTGGGAGACTGTCCACAGTGAAACCCGGGTAGGAGGGCGCAAGAGTGAGGGGGTTTCCCTCCAGCACCAGCGTCCTGAGGCAGGGGAGCGTACTCAAGGCATTCAGCAGGGCCTGCTGGGCCTGAAACTCACAGTCACTAAGGTCCAGACACACCAGCTGCGGCCTGAGGTCAGAGGGAGTCACTGGTTTTACAGGACAGCAGACTGCAAATCCGACAACTTCTGAAGAAACGGTGAAGACGAGGAAGAGCATGGATTCTAACGTTTATTGTACAAATAAACCTACAGACAACatagcaaaaataaaatatatataagacACTTTTGAGTTATGAGCAActggagggaatttcttcaGCAATTTAATTATGCTCCCATAAAGTTTGGTAACTcacaagtagagctgcaatgattagttgattattgATCAGTCAAGcggcagaaaattaatcgccaactaaacaaattcaaattcatcCATCGTTTGagggatttttttaaagaaaaaatgccaaaactctcttgttccagcttcttaaacgtaaatatttcctgtttgttttcagtcctctgtgacagtaaactgaatatctttgggttgtggactgttggtcgggacaaa is drawn from Thunnus albacares chromosome 2, fThuAlb1.1, whole genome shotgun sequence and contains these coding sequences:
- the LOC122996844 gene encoding leucine-rich repeat-containing protein 43-like, whose amino-acid sequence is MSSNTLSAVLEKQIRRLCLNDFPCGYGSWRKSKDSTEGAETEDTGVLLDLLSCSHSPWWHDESWSPQAAALRRLAVFTPESLHGDFVYNYFSTLRIVDKGVSVIDNGLLKFSKLEELVLSANKISDVPADNLPKTLRILELRANQLVALNSLTKCPSPRLQYLGLGSTSVGSHEDVTHLTGSHWPQLVCLDLSDCEFQAQQALLNALSTLPCLRTLVLEGNPLTLAPSYPGFTVDSLPQLSCLDASWISPEERHRFRGLAKMSDLIVDWASATVSVGRMRGIPDPLMSVDENAPDFPVITYSYFITYVFLSHQTPVNQIVNSESKLDTTAGGDVSSDAELQSNKNSERETSKSEIQDLMVNTEETHQDTAHESRHSTSKLPWSECMDFSDTQTYIVSDLGSFKKFLNQGLCLRIEVEKVLSWPAASEDAPVAKPSQNAKEKKGGKGKESPVKSGSNKDKSKDKKKKSVTELVHDAPVRRILGSVHVPLQSLVKGGQKVDVLCDLGTLHTEPEVEAMQTLEKTIKEDKKKEEKESKRRGGSGTGQKSTAASKGKGKGRKEREVDVHTDNPMSIPVEPVTLELSVELEKWRSSSEATKLSHQTSRKKNPTESVLS